GCGTGCATGGCGGGATGACGGCGGACGAAATGTGGGTGCCGCTGATCCAGGCCAGTTGCTGACGGGCGTCATCGCCACGTCATGTTGCGATCATCGGCCGGTCACGCCGCTTCCGTAGCCTTGCCGTTCATCCTCGGGGGAGGGCAGCATGGGGTTCATGAAGCTCGTGGGCGGTGCGGTCGCATGGTTGCGGCAGCCGTGGCGCGCTGGGGACGACGGATCGGCCTTGTCGGTGGACGCGCGCCAGGTCAGCAACTGGCCGCTGTCCTTGCCGGAGCCCTTGTGTTTCGTCGTGGACGCATGTCCGGACGCGCTCGCATCCGAAACGGCGCCCTGATTACGCCTGCGGTCAGTGCAGATCGTCGTCCGGAGGCACCGGCAGAACCACGATGCCTTCATCGATGAGTTCGCCCAGTTCGTCGCGCGTGGCAGCGCCGCGGATGCTGCGGGCCTCGATCTCGCCGTGGTGCATCCGGCGCGCTTCAGCGGGGAAGCGATCGCCGACATCGTCCGCTTTGCGTGCCGCCTCGCGCAGCGCGGATTTCAGCAGTGCCACCGCATCGGCGGGCAGGGGGTGTTCGGACGAGAGGTCGGGTGCCTGCTGGGGCGGTTCCGTTGCCGCGGTGCGCGTCTGCACGTAAGGCGCGCTCGGCAGCCGGCGTAGCTCGGTCGTGCCACAGACCGGACAACTCGCCAGCCCGTTCTGACGCTGCTTTTCAAAGGCCTCGGCCGAAGCGAACCAGCCTTCAAAGCGGTGTTCGCGGTCGCAGCAAAGGTCGATGACGATCAAGATGGTCAGCCTGGGTGTGTCGGTACGCAAGTGACAGGCGTTTCCGCCGAATGGTGCCCGGGACGGGACTCGAACCCGTAAGGCTTGCGCCGGCGGATTTTAAGTCAATACCCCGCACAACAAAGCACACCTTGTCACAGCGTAACACGTTGATTTTACGAGTCGCGATTGTATCCGTTTGTGCTCGACGGTGCTGAGTTGTGCTGACTCGCAGTGCAGGTTACACACGGATTACGCACAACCAACGTACAATGCGGCCCGCGCCGGGGTGGTGAAACTGGTAGACACAAGGCACTTAAAATGCCTCGGCTTCGGCCGTACGGGTTCGATTCCCGTCCTCGGCACCAAAGCGGCGCGCGTCCTCCAGTCTTCCGGTGCAAGTCGCAGCTACTCATCTGCCCGCGTCACCGACTCCACAGTTGATTCTGGCGGCGTGCAGCGCGTCACCTTCTTCGGAAGCCAGCAGGTGAAGCGGTTGCGGCCTCGGCGGTATCGGAACCGCTCGAAGGTGATGGTTACCAGGCCGTGCTCGGGGACTTCGATCGTTCTCCAATAGGTGTCGAGATCCGCTGTATCAGGATTGGGGAGTCCATGCCTTTCCGATGCGAGGTATTCACCTCGAACAGCGGCCAAGATGTTCTCGTCGTCCATGTGCGCTTCCGTGATTGCTGTACGTTCGTACAGTATAGGCCTCACGCGACGCTGCAACGGGCTACGTCTCCTTCACCGTCCGCGGAGGCCGTGGCGCTGGCTCCGCTTTCATCTGCTCAGGATCGAAGGGCTGTAGGAACGAACGGGCTTCGATCTCCGTCCGCGCCCTCAACCACCCCTCGTAATCGCTTGGGTCGAGCACCACGACGCTCCGCTTCTCCTCGCCTGGCTTGTGGAATCGCGACATCAGGGGGTGTCCGTCGGCGTTGATCGTGAGCATGGAGAACGACCAGCGCGCCGGCCCCTCGTCGCCCATGCGGCGCTCCCAGATCCCCGCGAGCGCGAAGGGCTCACTGTCGGCCCGCTCGATGCGCCAGCGAACCGGCTTGCCCGTTTCATAGCAGGGTTCGTAGAACGCCTCGACCGGAATCAGGGCGAACTGCCGCTGCTTCCAGGCGTTGCGATAGGCCGGCTTCTGGCCGACCGTCTCCGAACGGGCGTTGTAGGTCATCCGGAACAGCTTCTTGGGGTCACCCCAGTGCGGCACTACGCCGAACATCCCGACCGTCCACTCGGTCGGCAGGCAGTTCGCGAGGAACGGTGCCAGGCCGCCAGGGAACGTCTCGCCGAAGTCCAGCGGAGGCGTGGAGATCGTATGCCGGCCCCAGGACATCCGCTCAAGGTGTGCCGTTCGGGCGGGGTTGTAGTCGGCGCACATCGCGTTTCCTCCATTTGTAGAAGATGCTGCGTGAAGTCCTGCCTTCCACGCGGTAACGCCTTCGTTCTTAAGAAAGCTAGTGCTGGACTCAAAGTTGTGCGCTTACTCAAACGCACTTGAACTGAAGGGTCACATTGCCCAAAGAGCCCGCCCGACCTGGAGTCAGCTGCAGATCGACCGTCTCCACTTTCTTTCCCTGTCGCGCACAAAATTCATTCGCCTCAGCGTGGACCTCAGCGGCAGCTGAGGCTGAAATGCCGCCGCCGAGCTTCGCGGTGTTCTTCGAGATCATGAATTTTTCAGCAGTCAGGGGAACAACACCGGAGCTCGCGCATGCGGACAGCAATACCGCTAGGACAACCGCGGTGGACTTCCAGACTTTTTTCATATTGAACGTGACTAATAGACATAGGTTTGATCGCTTGGGAATTGTACGGAGCTTCAGTACTGCATAAACCCCACACTCCTCCAGCCGGAGCCCCCGAAGTGCGGAGGGGTTTTCATCGTTCAGGCATCGGTCGATGAGTGCAGACAAGACCTTGGAGTCGATCGCTGTCAGCGCCTCCTGCACGCGGTGGGGATATTGATTTCGCCCATACAATCTCCGGCGCAACTGCAGAAAAGCTCAATTGGATTGATGTGACGGTAGTCACGCCACCCGCCGCCATCATGCCCCTAGGATATGCAAAATTGAAGTGGAGTAAGGATGTAACTCAAGTCATACTCGGGAGAACAGCTTCGTGAGCACCGGACGCCGGCTCGGCCTCAACCAGACCGAGTTTGGGGGGCGCTCCAGATCACGCAGAGCGGCGGATGTCGGGACGAATCCGGGCGGACCATTCCTGAGCCTGTGCAGCTCCTGCTGAACCTGGCTCTTGAGGCGCCGGCACATTCGGCGGGCATCTCGAGCCCGTTCGCGAGCTGCTCAGGGGCGGTCGGCGCTAACCAGACAGTTCAGCCGCGGAGGTAGAAATTGAACCAAGGCCAAATTACGCGAATGCGGTCAACGGGTCCCCAGAGGATGATGACAATGAAAGCAATAGGCAGCGTGCCGCTTCTGATTTTCGCCGCAGTAGTTACAGGGTGTGCTGTAACTGGCCCCATCACTCCCCTCGAAAGCTCACAGTCCGGGTTTGATGGGGCGGTGTATGCTGGTCAGACAACCGTGATAAATGCCAAGACTCAGACGTCGGAGCAGTACCGCGTCTTCAATCAGGCGGCGACGGGATTTGTGCCGAACTCTGCAAATATTGCAGATGCCGAAAGCCGTGCGAAGACCTATTGCAACGACAAGGGAAAGCAGTTGCGAGTGCTTTCTTTAACGACCTCCCCCGCTGCACTGCTCCCAGGAAACTTCCCCCGGGCCGAGCTGGTTTTTGAGTGCGTCAATGGCGTTACGCAAGAGACCAAGTACGACCAGCTCCTAAAGCTCAAGTCCCTACTCGACAACAACGCGATTAGTGAAGCTGAGTTCGCGGATGAGAAGCGGAAAATCTTGAACTCGGAGTAGCGATTTGCGCTGGACGTCTGCCGCGGTTTAGGTCAGGACGTAACTCCACCTCGCCTGTGCATCTCTCGTAGCAGGGTCTTGGCGAGGCACTGCAGGTCAGATCCAGCGCCCTGCGTCACTTCCGTCTCGCGGCTGGTTGGCAGGATGGTGGTTACCGTCAGCAGGTCCGCGTCGCCGTCGTAACTTGCCCGACCGAAAATGACCAGCGGAGCACCTAGAAGCGTGGGGTGGTTGGGCAATAGGTCCACCACCAACCAGGTGAGGGGCGCGTCCAAGCCCATGCTCATACCCCCATCCGTGAGAACGGGTCATAGCTCAGGACGGCCAGACGGTCGCGCTCGGAATGTGTTGCGCTGGGCAGCAAGTCCTCGCCCGGCAGCGGCGGCGACACGGCGAAGGTGATGGCCAGCGCGTCCGCCACGTCGGGCGACGACAGGCCGCGGGCCTTCATATCCGCCTTACGTTCGAGTTGAATTTGCTCGGTGCTCGTGAACCCGTACTCCGGGCCGGTCAGATCGTCCAGCAGTTCCTGGTCGTTGGCGATCGCGCCCACCTTCAGCCAGTCCTTCATCAGCCCCCACAACTCGCTGCGTCGCTGGGCGTACTTCCGCGGGTCGAGCGCACGGCTACCGAACTGCACCTCGTCCACCTCATGACCGATCGCGCGAAGGCGGTCGATCACTCCGCCGCCCACTCCTCCGCCGTCGATCGCTACCAGGACGTAGTGCCCCGCGCTGCGGAAGAAGTTGGCTTGCTCGGCGATGCGGCTGGCCACCTGCATCGTATCCGCCCCTTTCAGCTTGATCGGCGGGAAGGTCCGGGCGTCGCGCCCCTGCCGGAAGTAGAGCACCGTCGAGTCGTCGCCGAAGCGGGCGATGTCGCAGCCGATGATGATGGCTTCTCCACGCGCCGATGGCAGGTCGCGGCTGGCCGCATCCTGCACCAGATCACGCCCGATGAATTGCAGGCTGGACTGGCTGGGGAATTCACCCAGCACGCGTACCTTGAAGAAGTCGGAGTCGCGCCCGTAGTCGTGCGCCCACTGCTCAATCTGCGTCTTGTTGGTGATTTGGCAGGTGCTGCTGTCCACGCGACGGGTCATCCAGCGATGGCGCTGGCCGTGGAAACAGGCATGGAAGCGCGTACCCGTCCGAGTGGGGTTCCCGAACGCGAACCACATGGGTTCGCCGTCGGTCATGCCGCCTTCGCCTACCTCCCATATTTTCGGGGGGATGGCCGACGCCTCATCGAAGATGTAAAACGGCGTCGAGTCGGCGGCATGCAAGCCGGCAAACGACTCCGAATTCTCCTCGCGGCAGGTCTGCGCATCGCAGCGCCAGGACTCGGCGAAGCCCTTCACCGTCAGCCGCATTGCCCCTCTGCCGGTGGTGAGGTCGAACCAGTCGGCGAACACCGACCGCTTCAGCCACTTGCCCACCTCAGCCCACGTCTTCGATTCCAGCTGAGCCGACGTATTGGCCGTCACAACGCCGCGGGCGTTGGGTCGGGTGCTCATGATCCACAGCACCAGCCAGCTTGTGATCGCGGACTTCCCGATACCGTGGCCGGACGACACGGCGGCGCGAATCGCCTCCACTGCCTGGGTACCGTCGAACCCGCGGACGCGAACTTCCTGCCCGATGCTGTCCAGGAGATCGCACGCCCACAGGTCAGGGCCGTGCTCGCTGTCGTACTGCACGCGGTACTCGTCGGGCAGCCTCACCAAGCGGAGGGCACGATCCACGCCCCAGTCGAAGGCGAACAGCACGAAGTCCAGCGGCCTGTCGTGTAGGTGGCCTGCGAGCAAGGGTAGCAGGTGCTCCGGGTCGAGGTCGGGAACCGCCGCCCGCGGGGCGCCGTCGGTGTAATGGCCGATGCGCAACAGGCCGCGTGCCATCCGCGCCGGCAGGTCGTTGCCCTCAGCCAGCGTCTGCAACTCGTCGTAGCTGTGAGTTGGCACGGCGTCAGTGCCGCGCGCTTGCAGGATGCGCTGCCGCAGGTCGCCGATGGTGGCAGTGCTTGCCGTCGCCTCCAGCGCGCGCAGACGTCGTTGGATCTGGTTCGTGCGGGTCATGCGAGGTCTTCCAGGTTGTCGGGCAACACCTTGCCGCTGGTTCCATCGAGGGTGACGGGCTTCGGTGCGCTGCGCCCCGCCTCGATGGCTTGCAGTCGCTTCTCGTGATCGTCTGCGACCACGACACGGGCGTAGGCATCCAGGGTGCGGAGCAGGCGCTCGCCGGCCTCCGCGGTCACCTGCCCGGCTGCGACGGCGGCCATGACGGCCTGGGCCTTCAGTTCCAGTGTGGGCGCAGTGGCGAACCCCTCGACGATGACGCGCTCAGCGTCCTGCTTGGCGATGGGTGCGTAACGCTCGAGGATCAGCTTCTGGGCCTGGGGGTCGCCGAGCTTCGCCAACTCAATGGCCTTCGCAATGATGTCCGGCACATGGGGCTCGATGGCCTCGGCCAGGCGCTCGGCGCGGCTCGGGCCCGGCGTGCGCCCGCCTTTCACCGCGTGACCGGGGCGGAATTTCCCGTCGGGCAATCGGTTGTCGCTCATCTCAGTGCCCCCGCTGTTGCTGAGCTTGCGGTTCATTCATTTCCGCCTTCAGTCGGTCCCAGAATCCTTCCTCGTGCTTCCACAGCTGTCGCATCGCGCGTTGCTGCGCGGCGACGGAAACCAGCTTCGCAATGGCGGCGGTCAACTCTGCGCTCTGTCCGCCGGGGGCTGGTTCGCCGTAATGCCTGGTCAGAACGTCCAGGAGCTGCACCGGAAGCGGAGCGGTGGTCGTGGTGGTCATGTCGTTCTCTCCGGTGCAGTCAAAAGGACGGGCCGACGCGCAGGGTCCCGTACTTCTGCTTGAAGGCGGCAACCGCGGCGAGGTGAGCATTCCAAGCCTTCTCATACTCCCACCGGGGGCGTTCCCGCGCGGCGTACACCCGTTGCGCCGAGGCACGCAGGGCTTGCCGGTCCTGCTCGAGCTCGACGCGGTTGATTTTTTCGGGGTCGATCACGATCCGGCCTCCCTGTGGTCATTTGGTGCGAGGAGGAAATAGCCGTACGGCCGGTGGGTCTGGCAGTGGCCCGCCCGGTGGCCTTCACCGGCTCCGTGCGTGTGTGTCTTGTTGCACGTGCACCGGAAGAACCATCCGCCATGCGGGGTGAGGTGGCAGCGGAAGGCGGGGAGCCCTTCGACGCTGCCTTCGAGGTCATGTTCTTGTGTGGTGTTGTGCTGGCCCATGGCTCACCCCTTCAGCTTGCCCGCCAAGCGCAGGGCGCGACCGCGCGCGGCAGCGAGCGCCACGATTCTCGGATGGGAGCCAAGACCGAGCGCGTTGAGCATGTCGGCGGCGTCGGGCACGCCTGCGATATAGGCCCGCGCGTCCTGAAGCGCATGGCCGGCGCCTTCCACCCCGTATTCAGCTTGCAGGTTCTCGATCGCCGTTTCGCGCCAGGTTAGTACCGTCGCTTCGCTGGGCGGCGTGCGCATCGCTGACGCGCCAATGTCGGCCAGCTCCTTACTCTCGGTGGCGTTGAGCTGGTGCTGGGAAAAGGTTGCCGCCCATGCCGCTGCGATCTCTCCGGCGGTCTCCGGATCATGCAGATGGTCCTGCATCGACGCATTGACGATGGCCTGCACGGCGTCCCGGTGGGTCAGGGTCGGGTCCGTGGAGCCGTAAAGGCGCTGGGCTTGCTCGGCTTCGCTCAGTTCGGAAAACGCGCGGTCGTCACGCAGCTCGGGCCGGGGCTGGGTCTCGGCCTGGGGCTTCACGCCGAACAGGCGCTCGGCCGCGGTCTGCTCCCCCGTGGCCGGCGCCGGGGAGTCCTGAGCCGGGGCGGGTGCTGCGCTGGGCGCGGTGGAGCCGAACAGGCGGGCTGCGATAGCGTCGAAGTCGTCCATGTCAGGCGTCATCCTCGTCGTTTGCGGTGGTGGGGTTCGCCGCGCGCTCGATGGCTTCGGCTAGGTATGCGTCGAGTTCGGCGGCGAGCTTCGACATGCGCTCGATGCTCTGCTCCGGGGTTGCGATGCCGCCAAAGGGGGCAGTCACGACGACGCCAGGTCCGAGTGGCGGGGTGCGACCCAAGCCGCTGGCGAGGGCGGCGGCGGTGATCGCGTTCGCGGCCCATGCGGTGCCCGTGAGACGCTCAATCCGGCCGAGCTGCTGAGTGCGTTCTTCGCGACTAATAACGGCGCACAGAGCTGCAGTGGCCTGCTGCGCGCGGTCCTGCTGTACTGCGTGCAGACGTACGAGCGTGGAACCGAGCTTGTTCTCGAGCAGATCGACAATCTCATCGACGAGCTTTCGCTCTTGGTCTGCAAGCGCTAGAGCTGCGGCTTGGCCGTCGCGGGCCCCGGCGAGCCGGTCGGTGTGCTCCTGCTCGGTTTGCTGGCGGGTTGCGGCCTCTCGCGCGGCTGCAATGCGGGCGAGTTTCTTCTCGTGCTGGCCGATCTCTGCCTCGAAGGTATCAACCGCGTACTGGCGCTCTTTGTCACCGGGCGCTTGGCTCAAGTGCAGGCAGGCCTCACGATGCGCCTGCTTCGCCTCTCGCAGGTCGCGGCGTGCTGCTGCCTCCTGCGTGTCTAGGCTGAATCGGGATGTGGGGTCTTTGGCCATCTTGGCGCTCCGTCTTTCGGTGCGCCTATGGTGTCGACAGAGGGGTCTTCGCTGGGCTTAAGTCACGCGAGAGTCATGCAGCGTCGAGCAGCCCGAGTGGAGCGGAGCGCGCGAGCGCCAGCATGTCGTCGGTCATCGTGCAGCGGATGGGTTGCAGGCGATCATGCTTGACGGCCAACACCCCCGAGGTCCGTTCCACACCGATGGAGCGTATCGCCGCTGCTAATGGGCGGCTGAAGCTCTCCACGGCGTCGGCGGCGCGTTCCAAGGCTTG
Above is a window of Azoarcus olearius DNA encoding:
- a CDS encoding DUF1178 family protein — encoded protein: MIVIDLCCDREHRFEGWFASAEAFEKQRQNGLASCPVCGTTELRRLPSAPYVQTRTAATEPPQQAPDLSSEHPLPADAVALLKSALREAARKADDVGDRFPAEARRMHHGEIEARSIRGAATRDELGELIDEGIVVLPVPPDDDLH
- a CDS encoding SOS response-associated peptidase, yielding MCADYNPARTAHLERMSWGRHTISTPPLDFGETFPGGLAPFLANCLPTEWTVGMFGVVPHWGDPKKLFRMTYNARSETVGQKPAYRNAWKQRQFALIPVEAFYEPCYETGKPVRWRIERADSEPFALAGIWERRMGDEGPARWSFSMLTINADGHPLMSRFHKPGEEKRSVVVLDPSDYEGWLRARTEIEARSFLQPFDPEQMKAEPAPRPPRTVKET
- a CDS encoding SHOCT domain-containing protein, producing MKAIGSVPLLIFAAVVTGCAVTGPITPLESSQSGFDGAVYAGQTTVINAKTQTSEQYRVFNQAATGFVPNSANIADAESRAKTYCNDKGKQLRVLSLTTSPAALLPGNFPRAELVFECVNGVTQETKYDQLLKLKSLLDNNAISEAEFADEKRKILNSE